TACGAGCTCACCAACCATGCCATTGACTGTTGGCATCGCCAGCCCAGTCTCCTGTGGGTCTTTTTCGGGGGTTATTTGCAAGGCCAGATTGGTGGCCCCCACACCAAGATCTTGCAAGGTGGCCTCATTGGCAATCTTGGCCAGGTCACGCGTTGCCAAAATCTGATAGAAGCTTGGTGTTTTGGTCCAGATATTGGTTTCAACATTTATCCAGATGCCCGCGACCTTGCTTTTGCGGCGCTGGGCTATGTGGGCATCAGGGCCACGCACAACGATGATGATATCGTCGCCTTGCATGCCATCAACAGCACCGAATAATAATAACTCTGTGCCATGAAAATCACTTTCGATCGAAACCGTATTTTCGGACAAATCGGCAACAAGCTTACCGTTAACTGCGTGGGCTGAGATCGTACCAAAGCTAACCGAAAGAATCGTGAACAGCCACAGCATGAATGTCATCTGGCTAGGGATTTTATAATTGTGCGGATATGGTCTGATCATTTCAGCAACTCCACCGAATAGAGGCTGGCGGGTTGTAAAGCCAGATCAAAGCCCAGCTTTATACAAACAGCAATGACCATCAATGCGAGCAGGCCGCGTAATTGTTCGCCGCGTAATTTTGCTCCGGCGCGGGTGCCGAACTGGGCACCGATCACAGCGCCGAATAGCAACAGGCCAGCCAGAACAAAATCAACAGTTTGCGTCTGAACGGACTGCAAAACCGTCACATTGGCTGTCACAAAGATAATCTGGAATAGCGAGGTGCCAACCACAACAGCCGTTGGCATACCCAGTATATAGATCATCGCAGGTACCATTATAAAGCCGCCACCCACACCCATAATGGCGGCTAGCACACCCACGAAAGCCCCTATGCCAAGGGGAAGCAAGGCTGAAATATAGAGTTTTGAGCGCCGAAACCGCATTTTGAAGGGCAGGCCATGCAACCAGTTATGCTGATGCAATTTACCACGTGCCGCGCCTGGCTGGCGGGTGCGCAATATGGCGCGTACACTTTCGACAAGCATCAGGCTACCCACGATGCCTAGCAGAACAACATAGGATAGTTTGATAACCAGATCAATCTGGCCAAGTTCACGCAGAAAGGCAAACAGGAACACGCCAAGGGTAGACCCAATCACACCACCAACCAGCAGGATGGTGC
This window of the Candidatus Puniceispirillum marinum IMCC1322 genome carries:
- a CDS encoding TIGR02186 family protein — translated: MIRPYPHNYKIPSQMTFMLWLFTILSVSFGTISAHAVNGKLVADLSENTVSIESDFHGTELLLFGAVDGMQGDDIIIVVRGPDAHIAQRRKSKVAGIWINVETNIWTKTPSFYQILATRDLAKIANEATLQDLGVGATNLALQITPEKDPQETGLAMPTVNGMVGELVANMRALGLWGATTDTIALKEGALFRSVIDLPSNVHSGQYEVRIIHLRDGVPLSEDTTSIAIRKGGLSATIYNMAHEFSFFYGLFAVIFAIASGWLAAAAFRKK
- a CDS encoding sulfite exporter TauE/SafE family protein yields the protein MYIYLPIAEISMHIGIIIGLGGGVGFLSGLFGVGGGFLMTPLLIFFGVPPVVAVATEANQIVASSVSGVLAHMRRSNVDFKMGTILLVGGVIGSTLGVFLFAFLRELGQIDLVIKLSYVVLLGIVGSLMLVESVRAILRTRQPGAARGKLHQHNWLHGLPFKMRFRRSKLYISALLPLGIGAFVGVLAAIMGVGGGFIMVPAMIYILGMPTAVVVGTSLFQIIFVTANVTVLQSVQTQTVDFVLAGLLLFGAVIGAQFGTRAGAKLRGEQLRGLLALMVIAVCIKLGFDLALQPASLYSVELLK